The genomic interval CCTTAGAATTAGGGGTAAAGTGCTCACCGGAGGCTATTTGTGTTCCTTTTAAAATAATTACTGGAAATATTTTAGAAGGCATTGAAAAGGGCGCAGATACAGTATTTATGTTAACGGGATGTGGACCATGTCGTTTTGGTATCTTCCATGCTTTACAAAGAGAAATAATTCATGATATGGGCCATGATGTTGAATTTCTAACGGCTGATCGATTTAGTAATTATGAGGGGTTAAGAGAATTCTCACAACGATTAAAAGAAGCTTCTCCTCAAAATAGTTATATAAAAATCATACGTACGATTAAAAAAGGATTAAAAGTTCTAGATGAAGTTGATACACTTTATGAACTTACTAATAAGTTAAGACCTAGAGAATTAAATAAGGGGGAAGTGGATTATATTTGGGCTCAGTTTGAAAATGATATTAGAACTTCTTATGGATATAAAGAAGTAATGCATGTGATAAAAAAATATCATCTACAGTTAAAAGAAATTGAGGTTGATTATAAGAAACCCTGTTTAAAAGTAGCGATTGTAGGAGAAATTTATACGATTCTAGAAAATTATATTAATCTTAATATTGAAAGAAAATTAGGAAATATGGGGATAGAGGCTATTCGAACAACATCAGCTAGCGAGTTTGTTCGTGAACAACTTGACTTTATCCCATTTATGCGTTCACAGAAGAAAAAGATATATAAAGCAGCTAGTAAATACTTAGATATACCGATAGGTGGACATGCGATTAATTCAATTGGAAATATCATGCGGGCAGTTAAAAATGATTATGATGGTGTTATTCATTTATTGCCATTTACTTGTATGCCAGAGATCGTTGTTCAAAGTATTTTACCAACCATTGAGAAAGAACAAAATATTCCGATAATGACATTAGTATTAGATGAAATGACAGGTGAAGGTGGTTATATTACACGCCTTGAAGCCTTTGTTGATTTAATACAAAAAAGGAGAGAAATGAAAAATGAAGGAAAAAGTTTTTCTTGGTATTGATGTTGGTTCTGTTAGTACCAATATCGTTTTAGTAAATGAAAATAAAGAAATCATTGAAAAATTATATCTACGGACGATGGGAAACCCCATCAAGGTCTTAAAAGAAGGTTTAAACAATATAAGAGAACAATATGCTGATGATATTCAGATTATGGGAGTTGGAACCACTGGAAGTGGGCGTACTTTGGCAAGTTTTATGGTAGGTGGTGATGTTGTTAAAAATGAGATTACATCCCATGCAGTTGCGAGTTCAACCTATGTACCTGATGTAAAGACAATTTTAGAGATTGGTGGACAAGATTCAAAAATCATTATTTTAAGAAATCATGTTGTTTGTGATTTTGCGATGAATACGGTATGTGCAGCTGGTACTGGTTCTTTTTTAGACCGACAAGCAGCACGTTTAGGTGTTCCAATTGAAGCATTTGGAGATTTGGCTTTAAAGTCACAGACACCTGTAAGAATCGCTGGAAGATGCGCTGTGTTTGCCGAATCAGATATGATTCATAAACAACAACTTGGTTATAGTCAAGAAGATATTATTAATGGGTTGTGTGAAGCATTAGTTCGTAATTATTTAAATAATGTTGGAAAAGGGAAGGAAATTTTATCTCCTGTTGTGTTTCAAGGTGGGGTAGCAGCGAATAAAGGTATCAAAAAAGCTTTTGAAAGGGCATTAGGATGCGAAGTTTATGTTCCTGAACATTATAATGTTATGGGGGCACTAGGTGCTGCGATTTTAGCTCAAAGGGAAGCTCAAAGAAAACATCAAACTAACTTTTTAGGTTTTGATATCGCTGATATCGATTTTCAGGTAAAAGGATTTGAATGTCAACATTGCCCAAATGCTTGTGAGGTAGTAGGAATCTATAAAGATGATTTATTAGCAGCAAGATGGGGAGATAAATGTGGACGATGGACAAATATAAATTTAGAAAGTCCAGTGGCTTAAATCGAGTGAAATAACATAATATTAATGTATTTATTTGGATAAATTGAATTTGAATATTGAAATTATAATTCTTTTCTTTTATAATTATAGTTAAATAAATAAGGTTATTTGGGAGTTTATTATGTTATTTAAATCAAAATTAAGAAAAATCCTTAAAAACGAAATACATAGTTTAATTGCTTTTTCATTTATACTTATACTGGGGAAATCTTTAATATGCTGGTACATCATTGAAAGTATTTTTTTTCATTATAATCCAACGCTAATATGGAACTTATTAGGAATATTCATTGTTTATTTTATATTCGGTGTTATAGGATATAAAAAAGCAAAAATAATAAAAAAATTAAAATGGTCACTTTTAAATTTTGAAGATTTTCCGCATGAAGTTCATAATATATTAAAAAATCGTAAAGCAACCTTAAAATCTTCAAATGGGTATATCAGTTTATATTCACTATATGATGAAGCGTTACAATTATTTCATCATTCAGAATTAAAGAAATGTGCTTAAATTATCAAAAAGAGTTTACAGATTATGTAAATTCTTTTTTATTTTGTAATAATAGAAAAAAATTTTAAGTATATATAATTAAGAATAATTTATGAGGTGAATGATTATGCAAGATATCTTATTTAAAAAAATCGCTGACACCTTATTTGAAATGTGTAAAGAAAATCAAATAGGGGTAATTACCTATTTTGAAGTAGAAATTCAAGTCAATTCACAAGTGAATAAACAGAGTTTACTTAATTATTTAATTGAAGAAATTCCTGAATTAGTAAATTATAATACAAAAATAAAGATTAATGAAAGTAAATTTAATGTACAAACAGTAATGAAAACTGTTGAGGGTGTTTAAGATGAAACGGTATGTGCTTAAAATTTATGGGGTGGATCAAAGAGATAGCTTTAGTCAATTGATTTATCAACAAGCAATAAAAAATCAGTTAAAAGGGTTTGTGAAAATATGTAGTGGTTATGTCCTTTTGGATTGTGAAGGGGATAAAAAGAATATCTGTTCATTTTTAATAGAAGTAATAAAGAAGCCAATGCTTTTAGTTAAGATTGAAAAGGTGAAGGCATTTTTACTAGTCCCTTATCACTATACGAAATTTACGATGATTGATCGTAAGAAGAATAAATGATTTGGTGATAAATTAGAAAAGGATGATTTTGATGGATGAAAGGAAACTGATTGATTATATTAATCAAAATGTGAAGCGTAAAATAAATATAATGGATGTATGTGGAAAGCACACAAATGTGATTAAAAGAATAGACTTAGAGTCTGTCTTATCAGATAAGATTAATCTTGTCTCAGGTCCTGGATGTCCTATTTGCATCACTAGTTCACAAATAGTAGATTTAGCTATTTCACTAGCTAAAAGTAAAAAAACAATCGTTACTTATGAAGATATGTTAAAAGTAAGAGGGAGTAAAAATAGTTTAAATGATTTATTACTAGATGGATACAAAATAAAATTGATTAAATCACCACTGGATTTATTTTTATTCATTGAACAAAATAAAAAGGATGAGATTGTTTTTTTAGGTGTTGGTTTTGAAACAATTGTACCTGTTTTATCATCTGTTGTGAAGACAATGAAAAGGTTAAAGATAGACAATGTATCTTTTCTATTATCTATAAAACGGATGGAACCCATTATAAGAAAACTATTAGTAGAAAATAAAAAAATAGATGGGATAATTGCTCCTGGTCATGTGGCATCAGTTACTGGTAGTGATTATTTTAAATTTATAACAGATCATTTTTCTTTATCATGTGCTATCTGTGGGTTTAAAGCACATGATATTTTATCAGCAATTTATTTTCTTATAAGACATGTTGATAAACCAAGTTTTATCAATTTGTATAGTCATTTTGTCCGTCCTTTAGGAAATAAAAAAGCATTAAATTTAATCAATCAGGTATTTGATATTAGGGATTCTTATTGTTTTGGGTTGGGGAATGTTTATCAATCAAGTTATCAATTAAAAGAAGAATTTAGTGCTTATAATGCTTTCAAAAAATACAAATTACGACTTCTTAATAAAAATGAAGAAATTAAAGAATGTTTATGCAAGCAGGTAATATTAGGTTTTAAAAAGCCAACCGACTGTCGTTCATATCAATCAGAATGTAACCCTACGAATCCAATAGGTTCTTGTATGGTATCATCTAATGGAACCTGTTTAGCGTATTTTAATTATAGAAAGCGTCGTAAAAAGTAGATTAGATTTTACTTGTATATATAGGGAAATGGAAATATTTGTCTATAAATATTATAAAAAAATATTGTGGTTTAAGACAGTATTTAATAGGTTTATGGTATAATAGTAGTCACATGTATTATTATTTATAATAAAATATATGTGTAGTATTTGTTGGCACAACTTAGATAAGAGAAAAGCGCCTGGACTTAATATTTTAAGTTGACGAGGAGAAGGTTATCGAAAGATTCGGCGGATGCCTTCTAGTGTCCATCTACGCTAAAAGTTATTTTCAAAACCATTTGGTAACAAATGAGACAAAAAAGTAGCAGGATGAAGTTGTGTCACACACATTAAATAAATAATTGGAAGGAGCGATTTTTTGTGTGTGGAATTGTAGGATATATCGGTAAAAAAGATGTGAAAAACATCTTACTTACGGGTCTACAAACATTAGAATACCGTGGTTATGATTCTGCGGGACTTGCTTTATATACGGATGAGGGGATTGCTGTGTATAAAGAAAAAGGAAGAATTGAGCAGTTACGTCAGATTGTTGGAAGTGAAGTAGCTTTTTTAGGGATAGGTCATACCCGTTGGGCAACCCATGGGGTACCGAATCAAGTGAATTCTCATCCACATCAAAGTTTAGATGGCAGATTTGTTTTGGTTCATAATGGTGTTATAGAAAATGATGATGAATTAAGAGAGAAATATTTTGTTGGTCATCCTTTTAGAAGTGAGACTGATACAGAAGTAATTGTTGAATTACTCAGTTATTATGTTAGAAAATATCAGGTAGTTGATGTTGCATTAAGACATTTAATGAATCAGTTACATGGATCCTATGCATTAGCTATTATAGATAATGATGATCCTGATACTTTTTATGTAGTTAAAAATAAATCACCTTTATTAATTGGTAAAGGTGAGGGATTTAATATGGTAGGATCTGATGCAATTGCGATGTTAAAGGAGACTAACCTATTTTATGAATTAGACGATTTAGAGTATGCGAAAATTACAAGAGATAAGATTGAAATATATGAGATTACTGGTGCGCTTATAGAAAGGGAACCATTTGAAACGAAGTTAGATGCAAATGATATTGAAAAAGGAACCTATTCTCATTTTATGTTAAAAGAAATTGATGAACAACCTTTTGTATTAAGACGTATTATTAAAGAATATGAAAAAGATGAAAAGTTATTTATTGATGAATGTATTATTAATGAGGTCAGAAATGCTGATCGTTTATATATTATCGCAGCGGGAACAAGTTTTCATGCCGGATTAATTGGCAAGCAATTATTTGAAACATTAGCGCAAATTCCAGTTGAAGTTCATATTTCAAGTGAATTTGTTTATAATATGCCTTTAATTAGTCAAAATCCATTGTTTATATTTATTTCTCAATCAGGTGAGACAGCGGATAGTAGAGCATCACTTGTTAGAATAAAAGCAATGGGTTATAAATCATTAGCGATTACAAATGTTGAAGGTTCAACATTGTATCGTGAGACAGATTATCAATTATTATTGCATGCAGGACCAGAAATTGCGGTAGCTTCAACAAAAGCTTATTCAGCTCAAATCGCGGTGTTATCTATTTTAGCGTACTTAGTAGCTGATGAGAAAAAATTTGATTTAAAACATGAATTATCATTAGTTGCTAATGTGATTGAAACCTTATGTGATGATAAAGAATTATTTGATAATCTTGCGAAAGAGTTATTTACGAAAAGAAATTGTTTCTATATTGGTAGAACAATGGATTATTATGTAGCCCTTGAAGCAGCATTAAAATTAAAAGAGATTTCTTATATTCAAACAGAAGGATTCGCATCAGGTGAATTAAAACATGGGACAATCGCCTTAATTGAAGAAGATACACCGGTTATCGCAATCATCTCACAAGAAAATACGAATTTAAATACACGTTCAAATATTAAGGAAGTCAAAGCAAGAGGTGCGAAAACCTTAATGATTTCATTAAAATCAATGAGTGCTGAAAAAGACCAAATCGTTATCGATGATGTCTATCCATTATTAACACCACTTGTGACGATTATTCCAACACAATTATTAGCATACTATGCAGCACTTCATAGATATCTTGATATTGATAAACCAAGAAATTTGGCTAAGAGTGTTACCGTAGAGTAGAATAGTTTAATATTAGTTTTGAGTTGTAAGTTTATAAAAAAGATTAGACAAAATGATTAAAATCACCTAAAGAGTAAATTATATTTTTAGGTGATTTTTTCATATAATATAACTTATTATTTATTTCCATTATTTAAACGAGGTGAGTTATTATGGCAAAGAGGAAAAGAATAGTAAATATTGAAAAGTTTATACACGAAGGTAGAGGTCATGGTATTCTTGAATGGAGAAGAAATATTTACTGATTCTACTCATGTTAAAGCGAATGGCAATAAGATAAAATTTGATGAAGTAATGGTTTAAGTACTCCATGAGAAAAAACAATCATTTGAGGATGAGATAAATCTCCAGCGAGAAAAATTAGGTAAAAAAAGAAAATTAGTATTAAAGAATAAAAAAGAGGGCAAAAAGATTAAGGTTAGTCGAACTGATCCAGAATCGGGATATTATTATCATGATGAAAAAGAAAAGGGATTTAAGTATTGCTATCATCGAACTGTTGATGGTAGACATAATATCATCATCGATACCTATGTAACTCATGGTAATGTACACGACAGTGTTCTATTAATTGATAGACTGAAATATATAGAAGAAAATGTCTTTAATTTTAATCAAATAGTTTTAGATTCAGGATACTTTAATTATGATATTATGAAATATTTAGAAGATAATGACAAGTTTAGTGTTATAGCTTACCGGAGATATCCTAGAAACAAAGATATTTATCCCAAAAGTAAGTTTATTTGGGATGTAGAAAAAATAGTTATATTTGTCCTAAGGGCTACGCTAAAGAGCAAAAACAGTAAATAAACAAGGTTATGTAGAATACCATTCAGATAAAAATAATTGTAAGAATTGTCCTTTAAAGAAGGAATGTATAGGAAAAAAATATAAGAAACGTGTCATTAGAAGACACATCTATGAAGACTATAGAAAAAGAAACCGTGAAAGAAGATTAAGTCCTCAAGGTAAAGGATTATATAGACGTCGAGCATGTACGGTTGAAAGGTCTTTCCCGGATTCTAAACAAAATCACGCATACCATTATGCTTATTTTCGAGGTTTAGCAAAGAACCAAGACTGGGCATGGCTACTTAGTTCTGCTCAGAATATGAAAAAGATAGCCCTTCTAGATTCAAGAAGGATATTTTAATACTAGTGAAAAGTTATTTTCTTAAAATAAGTTTGAAAAATCAATTAAAAAGGTGAAATTCTTTTATTAAATGAAAGTTTCACCTTTTTTAATATGTTAATTCAATAGACTTTGTCTACACTTTGAAGTAGCTAGTTATCTGGCTACTTTAAATTTATTATTCAATTATTGTTCCTGAATCGTTTATATTAAAATAATATCCTCCATTTTCCTTCCATGGAAACAAGATAACGGAGTGCAAGGTCTAATTCCTCCCCCAGTCTGTCCCGTGTATATATATCCTCTTGCTTTTTCGTGCTACCTTTATCGCCTGTCCGAAAGTCATGAAGTCAAAAACTTCTGTCGGTTTTCTCATAAATATATCACCCTATTACATTGTACAGCTCACTTTCCTTTATTTAAATGAATACACATATCATATACATGACCTAAATATAGCAAAATATTTACAAAAAGTTTCTTGCGATTATTCGGCTAGCCGTATATAATTATGATGAAAGAGTGTAGAGAGGACGGATTAGCTTATGGATTACATTTCTGTTCAAGAAGCTGCTATAAAATGGGGCATCTCTGAAAGGCGTATACAAAAGCTCTGTGAAGAAAATAGGATATCAGGTGTTGTTCGATTTAGCCGTATGTGGCTTATTCCTAAAGATGCAAAAAAGCCTGTTGATGGGCGAAAGAAAACAAAAGATTAACGGGAGGATTATATGGAATTTTGTGAGAAACTACAGCAGTTTAGAAAACAAAAGGATATGACACAGAAACAGCTTGCTGAACAACTATTTGTTTCCAGAACTGCCATTTCCAAATGGGAAAGCGGTAAAGGCTACCCGAATATTGAATCGCTAAAAAGCATATCGAAACTTTTTTCAGTATCTATTGATGATTTGCTATCAGGCGAAGAACTAATCAACCTCGCAGCATCTGAAAACCGTTCCAATATGGGCGAGGTGTTAAGCTTGATTTATGGTATACT from Mycoplasmatota bacterium carries:
- a CDS encoding CoA protein activase, whose product is MKITFPHMGTTFIPIKMILDELNIEVILPPKSNKRALELGVKCSPEAICVPFKIITGNILEGIEKGADTVFMLTGCGPCRFGIFHALQREIIHDMGHDVEFLTADRFSNYEGLREFSQRLKEASPQNSYIKIIRTIKKGLKVLDEVDTLYELTNKLRPRELNKGEVDYIWAQFENDIRTSYGYKEVMHVIKKYHLQLKEIEVDYKKPCLKVAIVGEIYTILENYINLNIERKLGNMGIEAIRTTSASEFVREQLDFIPFMRSQKKKIYKAASKYLDIPIGGHAINSIGNIMRAVKNDYDGVIHLLPFTCMPEIVVQSILPTIEKEQNIPIMTLVLDEMTGEGGYITRLEAFVDLIQKRREMKNEGKSFSWY
- a CDS encoding 2-hydroxyglutaryl-CoA dehydratase, which gives rise to MKEKVFLGIDVGSVSTNIVLVNENKEIIEKLYLRTMGNPIKVLKEGLNNIREQYADDIQIMGVGTTGSGRTLASFMVGGDVVKNEITSHAVASSTYVPDVKTILEIGGQDSKIIILRNHVVCDFAMNTVCAAGTGSFLDRQAARLGVPIEAFGDLALKSQTPVRIAGRCAVFAESDMIHKQQLGYSQEDIINGLCEALVRNYLNNVGKGKEILSPVVFQGGVAANKGIKKAFERALGCEVYVPEHYNVMGALGAAILAQREAQRKHQTNFLGFDIADIDFQVKGFECQHCPNACEVVGIYKDDLLAARWGDKCGRWTNINLESPVA
- a CDS encoding acylphosphatase, translated to MKRYVLKIYGVDQRDSFSQLIYQQAIKNQLKGFVKICSGYVLLDCEGDKKNICSFLIEVIKKPMLLVKIEKVKAFLLVPYHYTKFTMIDRKKNK
- the hypD gene encoding hydrogenase formation protein HypD yields the protein MDERKLIDYINQNVKRKINIMDVCGKHTNVIKRIDLESVLSDKINLVSGPGCPICITSSQIVDLAISLAKSKKTIVTYEDMLKVRGSKNSLNDLLLDGYKIKLIKSPLDLFLFIEQNKKDEIVFLGVGFETIVPVLSSVVKTMKRLKIDNVSFLLSIKRMEPIIRKLLVENKKIDGIIAPGHVASVTGSDYFKFITDHFSLSCAICGFKAHDILSAIYFLIRHVDKPSFINLYSHFVRPLGNKKALNLINQVFDIRDSYCFGLGNVYQSSYQLKEEFSAYNAFKKYKLRLLNKNEEIKECLCKQVILGFKKPTDCRSYQSECNPTNPIGSCMVSSNGTCLAYFNYRKRRKK
- the glmS gene encoding glutamine--fructose-6-phosphate transaminase (isomerizing) is translated as MCGIVGYIGKKDVKNILLTGLQTLEYRGYDSAGLALYTDEGIAVYKEKGRIEQLRQIVGSEVAFLGIGHTRWATHGVPNQVNSHPHQSLDGRFVLVHNGVIENDDELREKYFVGHPFRSETDTEVIVELLSYYVRKYQVVDVALRHLMNQLHGSYALAIIDNDDPDTFYVVKNKSPLLIGKGEGFNMVGSDAIAMLKETNLFYELDDLEYAKITRDKIEIYEITGALIEREPFETKLDANDIEKGTYSHFMLKEIDEQPFVLRRIIKEYEKDEKLFIDECIINEVRNADRLYIIAAGTSFHAGLIGKQLFETLAQIPVEVHISSEFVYNMPLISQNPLFIFISQSGETADSRASLVRIKAMGYKSLAITNVEGSTLYRETDYQLLLHAGPEIAVASTKAYSAQIAVLSILAYLVADEKKFDLKHELSLVANVIETLCDDKELFDNLAKELFTKRNCFYIGRTMDYYVALEAALKLKEISYIQTEGFASGELKHGTIALIEEDTPVIAIISQENTNLNTRSNIKEVKARGAKTLMISLKSMSAEKDQIVIDDVYPLLTPLVTIIPTQLLAYYAALHRYLDIDKPRNLAKSVTVE
- a CDS encoding transposase, translated to MNLQREKLGKKRKLVLKNKKEGKKIKVSRTDPESGYYYHDEKEKGFKYCYHRTVDGRHNIIIDTYVTHGNVHDSVLLIDRLKYIEENVFNFNQIVLDSGYFNYDIMKYLEDNDKFSVIAYRRYPRNKDIYPKSKFIWDVEKIVIFVLRATLKSKNSK
- a CDS encoding DNA-binding protein; translated protein: MDYISVQEAAIKWGISERRIQKLCEENRISGVVRFSRMWLIPKDAKKPVDGRKKTKD